Genomic segment of Kibdelosporangium phytohabitans:
TCGGTCCAGTTCGCGCCACCGGAGAAGACGACCGCCGCCAGGTCTTCCAGCGCCCCGGCCAGCCCAGGGGCCTGCGCGTCGACCATCCGCCGCATGATCGCCTCCCACCAGGCGCGGTCGCGCCCGGCGAGTTCGGCGACGCCCCGGCGGGCGACGTCGGCGAGCCACTCCCGCAGCCCGGCGACCCCGCCCTGCACGGCGAGGTCCCGCGCCTCAACGGTTTTCGCCCGCTGCGCGGCCCGCCGCTCGACCGCCTCGGGGGAGTCGTCCACCGGCTTCGGCGTCTTGCGGACCTCGCGGCGGTGCTGCCACTCGCCGACCCACTCGGGCGCGGTGGCCGCCGGGGCGCCGCCACGGGCGTGCATGACCTGGACGGCCACGGCGTGCTTGCACGGGAACTTCCTTGACGGACAGGAACACTTGGTCGCCCGGTCGGTCAGGTCGACGCACACCTGGTACGGCTTTTTGCCGCTGCCTTTGCACAAGCCCCAGAGAGCGTGCTCGTCGTACCCGAGCTCGCTCCAGTTGCCAGGCGCCGCCAAGCGGGCCGCGCTGCTCGCGACCTGCTTGTCCGGCGCCATGGCGAGGACTGCGTCGACATCCATTTCGGCGGGACCCCCAAAAAGTCTCGATCTCACAAGAGACTCTAGGGCCACCCACCGACAGTTCCGATCGCCGCAGGTCAGCGGTTGATCATGGCGTACGGGCGGCGCCCGCCCGCTTCGGCCAAGTGGAGCACCTGCTCGCGCATCACATCGGGACCGCCGACCGGCCGGACCGACTCGGCTTCGTCGATCATCGTGGTGAAGCGCAGAGGAGCCACCGCGGAAGTGAGCCGTTTCCGCTGAGCACTCGTTCCTCATACGTCCGGACGTCGTCGCGGATATGGTGGACGCTCAGCTCATAAACCAATGGCGGGAAACCCGTTCCGGGAAAAAGCATATTCGAACATTGCGCCGGGATACTCGGATCATGAACGCTCAGCTCTTCACGCTCACCAAGGCCGACGACCCCAACGAGGTTTACGCGTGGGGAATGCAGATCACGACGGCCGACGACACCGAAGCCGTCGTCTACCGCCGTGATCCCGTGTCCCAGCGAGCCATGTTCGGCGTGCACGACTCAGCCGAAGCCGCGCTGGCGCGCTACGGCTCCGCCCACGATCTCGCTCTGCAGTGGGAGGTCTAGCTCCAGTCCGGTCCTCGCCGCGCCCAGCTCCACGCGTAACGCGGGTCCTCGCACGCCTCGGCGCCCTCGCCCAGCTCCAACGGCCGGAACGTGTCGACCATGACTGCGGTCTCGTCGAACTTCTCCGCGCCGAGGGACGCCTCGACGGCGCCGGGCTGCGGGCCGTGGGTGCATCCGGACGGGTGCAGCGACAACGAGCCCAAGCCGATTCCGGAGCCCTTACGGGCCTCGTAGTTTCCGCCGACGTAGAACATCAGCTCATCCGAGTCGACATTCGCGTGGTTGTACGGCACAGGCACGGACAAGGGGTGGTAATCCACCTTGCGCGGGCAGAACGAGCACACCACGAAGTTCGGGCCTTCGAAAGTCTGGTGCACGGGCGGCGGCTGGTGCACGCGGCCCGTGATCGGCTCGAAGTCACGGATGTTGAACGCCCACGGGTACAACGCGCCGTCCCAGCCGACCACGTCGAACGGGTGGTTGGCGTAGGTGAACTTCGTGACGCCCGCGCGGTGGCGCACGAACACGTCCACGTCCGTCCCGTCGACCAGCAGCGGCTCGGTCGGACCGCGCAGGTCGCGCTCGCAGTACGGCGAGTGCTCGAGGAACTGGCCTTTCGCGCTCAGGTAGCGCTTGGGCGGGCCGATGTGGCCGGTCGCCTCCAGGACCAGCAGCCTGAGGTCCTCGCCGGGAACCACCCGATAGGTGCACGACGTCGGGATCACCACGTAGTCGCCGTCACCGACGGCCAGCGGGCCGTAGATCGTCTCGATGACCGCGCTGCCCGTCTGCACGTACAGCAGCTCGTCACCGGCCGCGTTGCGGTACAGCGGGGACGGCTGGGTCGCCGCGACGAAGCAGATCTTCACGTCGGCGTTGCCGAACAGCAGCCTGCGCCCGGTCACCGCGTCCACCTCGGTGGGGGAGTCCCACTTCAGCTCCTGCGATTTGAAGTGCCTCGGCTTCAGCGGCAGGTTCGGGGTGGTCGCGCGCTCGTCGGCCACCTGGACCGCGTCGACGATCGCCGTCGGCAGGTGGCGGTGGTAGAGCAGCGCCGAATCACTGGAGAACCCCTCGACGCCCATCAGCTCTTCGGCGTAGAGCGACCCGTCCGGTGCGCGGAACTGGGTGTGCCTCTTTCGGGGGATCTCACCCACGCTTCGGTAGTAAGGCATGGCCTCTCCTGTGTCCGGATAGCGGACATTTTTGTTCAGTTGCCGGTACGCTACTAGCGTGTCAGCCGTGTCAAGCGCAGTCGAACTCCCGCCGCCCGGCCCTCGAGGTGTTCCGCCCCTGCTCGCGAGGCTTGTCGACGACGCCGCCCTGTTCCCTCCAGGCAACGCAGCGATGCCCGACGCGATCGCCGCGCACCTGGAGATGCGGTCGTCGAACCGGGCCGCCGTGATGGGTCTCTTCCTGTGTCCGGCGTCCCGGTTGCCGGAGCTGATCACCGAGCTGATCAAGGCCCGGCCGGTCAAGCCCGTCGCACTGTCCCTGGTCATCGACACCGGCCTCGGTGGCGTGCCCAAGGCGCTGTCCATCGTCGAATCGCGCACCGAGCTGCTCGCGCTGCGGATGGTCGAGATGCCGGCCCCGTCCGACGTCGACGACCAGTGGCTCGAGCGGGTCTCCGAGTTCGTGCCGGAGGACGTCATCCGCGTCATCGAGCCGCGCCGCGGCGGGCCGGACTGGCTGGAGAGCATCCGCAAGGTCGCCGAACACGGCAGCTGGCCCAAGCTGCGCTGCGGCGGGCTGAGCCAGCAGGCCTTCCCGACCGTCGACGAGATCTCCGACTTCATGTCGGTGGTCAGCGCGGGCGGCGTGTCGTTCAAGGCAACCGCCGGTCTGCACAACGCGGTCCGGCACACTGACGAAGAGACCGGATTCACCCACCACGGCTTCCTCAACCTGCTCGTGGCGACCGCCCGGTCGCTGGCCGGCGGGGACGTCCGCGAGGCGCTCACCAGCACGGACTCCGAGGCGCTCGCCAAGGAGGCAGCCGAGCTGTCCGAGGCGGCGTCGCACGCGGTCCGCGGTGTCTTCGCGTCCTACGGCTCGTGCTCGCTGGCCGAGCCGGTCGCCGACTTGGAACAACTGGGGTTGCTGTGACGTGGGTGCAGGACGAGGCCTTCAGTGCCGACCAGCCGTTCGGTCCGCAGACGCTGCCGTACGGCGTCGTGGACGGCCAGATCGCGGTGCGGCTGGGCGACCAGGCGTTGCCGTTGCGGCCGATCGCGTCGTCGTTCGGTGAGCACGCCGACCTGGTCGCCGCCGACTCGCTGAACCCGCTGCTGGCCGCGGGCAGGCAGGCGTGGACCGACGTGCGGGCGCGGTTGATCGAGCTCACCCAGGCCTCGGCCGCGCCGAAGGGCGCCGCGCTCGTGCCGCTCGGCGAGCCGGTCCTGCCGTTCACGGTCGCCGACTACGTGGACTTCTACTCGTCGAAGAACCACGCGGAGAACGTCGGCCGGATCTTCCGGCCGAACGACGACCCGTTGCTGCCCAACTGGACTCACCTGCCTGTGGGCTACCACGGCCGCGCCGGGACAGTCGTCGTGTCGGGCACGCCCGTCGTACGGCCGCACGGTCAGCGACGCGGCCAGCAAGGGCCGTCGTTCGGGCCGTCGCAGCGGCTGGACATCGAGGCCGAGGTCGGGTTCGTCTGCGGTGGCCCCGTCACCGGCCGCGTGCCGGTGTCGTCCGCCGCGGACCACGTGTTCGGCGTGGTGCTCGTCAACGACTGGTCCGCGCGTGACATCCAGGCGTGGGAGTACCAGCCGCTCGGGCCGTTCCTGGGCAAATCGTTCGCCACCTCGGTGTCCGCGTGGGTCACCCCGCTGGACGCGTTCTCGGCCGCTCGCGTGCACACCCCGCCGCGCACGCACCCGGTGCTGGACTACCTCGTCGAGGACCAGCCGTGGGGTCTTGAACTGCTGCTCCAGGTCGAGTGGAACGACTCGATCGTGTCCCGGCCGCGGTTCGCGGACATGTTCTACTCGTTCGCCCAGCAACTGGCGCACATGACCGTCAACGGCGCGACCGTGCGGCCGGGCGACCTGTTCGCGTCCGGCACGGTGTCCGGTCCGGAACGCGACCAGCTGGGCTGCTTCCTCGAGATGACCTGGGGCGGCCGGGACAAGATCACACTGCTCGGCGGCGAGCAGCGAACGTTCCTGGAGGACGACGACACCGTGCGGATCACCGCGACGGCGCCGGGCCCGGACGGCTCGGTCGTCGGGCTCGCGGAGGTCGTCGGCACTGTGTCACCCGCGTCATGACCTCGCCAGGCGTGCACGGCAAAGAGAGCTCCCTGACGCTCGACCGGGGGCTGGCGCTGCTGCAGGCGGTCGCCGACTCCGAGTCGGAAGCGCCGACCATCAGCGACCTCGCCACCGCGATCGGCGCCAGCCGCGCGGCGGTGTACCGGCTCCTCGTGCCACTCCAGGCACGCGGGTTGGTGCGCAGGGAGGGCTCGCGTGTACGCCTGGGCTTGGGTCTGTTGCGGTTGTCAGCGCGTGTCCTGCCGCAGTTGCGGCACGCCGCCTTGCCCGCGTTGCGTGAACTCGCCGAGTCGATCGGCGCGACCGCGCACCTGACGGTCGCCGACGGCGATGAAGCACAGGCCGTCGCCGTCGTGGAGCCGTCGTGGACGGCGTATCACGTGGCCTACCGCGTCGGGACGCGTCACTCGCTGCACAAAGGCGCGTCCGGCAAGGCAATCCTGCTGCCGTTCGAAGGCCCCGAGTGGGTGTCGACGGCCGGTGAGCTGCAAGCCGGGGCGTTCGGCATAGCCGCGCCCGTGCGGGGCGTGTCCGGGCTGCGGGCCAGCGTCGGCGTGGTCACTTTTGAACGTCTGCACGCGGAGGTTGTGGGGCCTCAGGTTGTGCGGACTGCCGCCGAAGTCGCGGCTGCGTTGCGATGACGGCGGGCACGGCCGCCGCTGAGATCATCGCGAGCGTCAACCACAACGGGCCCGTACCAAGCGCCAGGAGGCCCGTCAGCAGCCCGGGGCCGAGGGCAACGGAAACACCCCACGAAAGCTGGAACAGGGCGCTGGCGCGGCCCTGAGCCTCTTTTGGCGCCGCGTCGGCGGCAGCCGCCGTGCTGAGCGGGCTGAACAAGCACTCGGCCAGCGACATCACAGCGCTCGTCGCGATGATCACGGGGATGGCCGGGAAGATCGCGAGCGCGGTGAAGCTGACCGCGAACAGCCCGGCGGCGGCGACCATGCCCCGGCCGCGCGGGAACCGTTCCGCGATCCGCAGCACCGGCTCCTGCACGACGATGTAGACGACGGTCCCCGTGATCATGGCGGCGGCCACGACCCACTGCGGCTCACGCAACTCGTTGATGACCACGAGCGGCAGCACCGTGTACTTGCCGACGCTGGCCAGGCAGAACAGGATCTGAGTGGCGCAGATGGCCACGTAGCGCCGGTCACGCAGGACGATCGGCCAGCCCGCCTTCGCCGTCGTCTCACGCGCCCCCGTCCTGATCCCGAGCAGGACCACAGCCGCCAGCCCGAGCAGCGCGGCAGTGGCGTAGTTCACCACGTTGTAGATCGCCGGATCCGCGGTGTCGGGCATGATCCCGATCAGCGCCGACCCGAGCCCGAACCCGGCGAACCGGCCGATCGACTGACGGCCGAGCAGCCGCTCCAGATCCCGCTCGCCCTTGCTCACCGCCTTGGCGAACGGCGCGTTCGACGTCCAGAAAAGACGGTCGCCGACGCTGATCACGGTCGCGACGACAACGGCCTCCCACACCGTGCCGGTGTGCGGGTAGTAGAGAAAACCGGCCAGCCGGACGACATTGGACGCGATCACCAGCTTCGCCGGACCGATCCGGTCGAGCAGCACACCGATGGCCGGGCCGGTCGTGACACCGATCAGCCCGCCGGCCGTGAGACTCATCCCGGCCGCCGTTTCCGTCATGTGCTGGGCGTTGACCAGGAACAACAACGCGAACGGCGGCCACACACCGCTGGCCGTCGAGTCGATGATGGACGCGATCGCGAACCGCGTGCGCACGAGTGACACCCCCACAGGACTTAGGTCCCGACGATAGGGGACTGCCGCACCAAGAGAAAAATCTTCCCCGCCAGCAGGATCGTGGTGTGGACGTTCTCGACCTGGCGCGGTGGCAGTTCGGCATCACCACCGTCTACCACTTCCTGATGGTCCCGCTGACGATCGGACTCGCGGTCCTCGTCGCCGGGATGCAGACGGCATGGGTGCGCACCGGTGACGTGAAGTACCTCAAGATGACCAAGTTCTGGGGCAAGTTGATGCTGGTCAACTTCGCCATGGGCGTGGTCACCGGGATCGTGCAGGAGTTCCAGTTCGGGATGTCCTGGAGCGCCTACTCCCGGTTCGTCGGCGACGCGTTCGGCGCGCCGCTGGCCATGGAGGGCCTGCTCGCGTTCTTCGTCGAGTCCACGTTCCTCGGCCTGTGGATCTTCGGCTGGGACAAGCTGCCCAAGAAGGTCCACCTGGCGTGCGCGTGGGCGTTCTCGCTGGCCACGGTCCTGTCGGCGTACTTCATCCTGGCCGCCAACTCGTGGATGCAGCACCCGGTCGGGGTCGAACTGGTCGACGGGCGGCCGAGGCTGACCTCGATCTGGGCGCTGCTGACCAACAACACCGCGCTCGCCGCGATCCCGCACACGATCGCCGGGTGCTTCGCCGTCGCCGGTGCGTTCCTCGTCGGCGTCGCCGTCTGGCACCTCACGCGCCGCCGCAACGAGGAGACCGCGGTGTGGCGGTCGTCGCTGAAGCTCGGCGGCGTGGTCGGGATGGTGTCGTTCGCGCTGCTCGCGGTGACCGGCGACATCCAGGGCAAGCTGATGTTCGAGCAGCAGCCGATGAAGATGGCCGCGGCGGAAGCGCTGTGCCACACCGAACAACCGGCCGGCTTCTCGGTCTTCGCGATCGGTGACCTGACCAGGCCGGACTGCGAGAACGTCAAGTCGATCACCGTGCCCGCGCTGCTGTCGTTCCTCGCGCACAACGACTTCACCAGCGAGGTCAAGGGCATCGAGGACCTGACCAAGGAATACAAGGCCAAGTACGGCGAGTTCTACCCGGTCGACCCGCAACTGGGGGAACTGTCCGGGCAGCCGATCGACTACGTGCCGAACCTGCCGGTCACCTACTGGGGATTCCGCTTCATGATCGGTTTCGGCGCGCTGGCCGCGCTGGCGGCCGCGGCGGCGCTGTGGCTGACCAGGAAAGGCCGGATGCCCGCGTCGCCGTGGTTCCGCCGGGCGGCACTCGCCGGGATCGCCACGCCGTTCGTCGCCAACAGCTTCGGCTGGATCTTCACGGAAACGGGACGGCAGCCGTTCGTGGTCGTGCCCAATCCGACCGGCGTCGACGGCGTGTGGATGTTCACCGCCCGAGGTGTTTCCGGATTGACCGTCGGGGAAGTGCTGACCTCGTTGATCGTGCTGACACTGGTCTACGCGGCGCTGGCCGTGCTGGAGGTGTTCCTGTTGCGGCGCTACGCCCGAGCCGGGATAGCCGGGGTGATGCCACCGGGCAAACCGGCAGCGGAGAAGAAGCCCGACGACGAACTCGCCTTCGCGTATTAGGAGCCCGCAATGGACCTGGCACTCGTCTGGTTTCTGATCATCGCCTTCTTCTGGCTGGGATACCTGTTCCTCGAAGGCTTCGACTTCGGCGTCGGAATGCTGCTTCCCGTGCTCGGCCGCGACGAGAAGGAACGGCGCGTGATGGTGAACACCATCGGCCCGGTGTGGGACGGCAACGAGGTGTGGCTGATCGTGGCCGTCGGTGCGACGTTCGCGGCTTTCCCAGGCTGGTACGCGACTTTGCTGAGCTCCGCGTACCTGCCCTTGCTCGCGGTGCTCGTGGGTTTGATCGGACGGGGTGTGGCCTTCGAGTACCGCGGCAAGGTGGATTCGGTGCGCTGGCGCCGCAATTGGGACCGGGTCATCGTGATCGGTTCCTGGCTGCCCGCGCTCGGCGTCGGCCTGTTGCTCTCGTGGAATGTGCTCGGGTTGCCCATTGACGCGGCCGGTAACCGGGTGGGGTCCGCGTTCTCGGCGTTCCAATGGGAAACCCTGCTCGGCGCGCTCGCGATCGTAGGTTTCTCGCTCGTACACGGGGCCGTGTTCGTGGCGTTGAAAACCGAAGGGGATATACGGTCGCGGGCGCGCCGCCTCGCCTTGCGAATCGGACCGGTGGCGTTGCTGCCGATGCTCGGCCTGCTGCTGGTCGTGCAGACGCGTGCCGGTTCTTCGTGGACCTGGCTCGTGGTCGGGCTCGTGGTGATCGCCGCGATCCTGGCGCTGGTGTTCCTCTCGGCCGGGCGCGAAGGGCGCGCTTTCGCGCTGATGGCGGTGGTGATCATCGGATCGGTCGTCGCGTTGTTCGGCGCGTTGTACCCGGATGTCATTCCGTCGACGGTCGATCCGGCTTTCTCACTGACGATCGAGTCGACCGCGTCCAGCCCGTACACGTTGAAGGTGATGACGTGGATAGCCGGGTTCGGCGCGCCCGCGGTGCTGGTCTACCAAGGCTGGACCTATTGGGTGTTCCGCAAACGAATCGGCACAGGGCACATTCCCCCGGTGCGTGTGCCATGAGCTCTCCCGACCGGCGAAATCCCGCCCAGGACCGGTCGGGCAGGGGCCCGCTCGGCGCGTTGCCAGCATCAGCGCGCCGGGCATTGGCCCTGTGTTTCGTCCTCGGTTTCCTGTCCGCGCTGGCACTCGTCGCTCAAGCGTGGTCACTGGCGTCCGTGGTGACCGGTGGTGGACTGCTCGCCGTTCTCGTCGGGTCGGTCGTGGCCAGGGCGTTGCTGAGCTGGGCGACACAAGTCGTCGCGGCCAGGGCTGCCGCGGGCGCCAAGGAAGAACTGCGCGCACAGGTTCTCGACACGTCGCTGGCCCGTGGCCCGGAGTGGATTTCCGCCCGAGGCGCGGCTTCGCTGACAGTGCTCGTCACCAAAGGACTGGACGCGCTCGACGCCTATTTCACGGTGTACTTGCCTGCGTTGGTCTCCGCGGCAGTTGTTCCGTTGTCCGTCGGCGCGGCGATCCTTCTCATCGACTGGCCCGCCGCTGTCGTGATCGCGTTGACCGTGCCGCTTGTGCCGTTGTTCGCGATCCTGATCGGCAGATACACCGCCTCGAAGGTGACCGAATCGGCCGACGCGACGGCCCGGTTGTCCGCGCACTTGCTGGAAATGATCCGTGCTCTGCCCGTGCTGACGGCCTTCCGGCGGGCCGAGCGCCAGGCCGACGCGGTGCGCAGGGTTTCCGCGCAACACCGGCGTGCCACGCTGGCGACGCTGCGGGTCGCGTTCTCGTCGGCGCTGGCGCTGGAGTTGATCGCGACGCTGTCGGTCGCGGTGGTCGCGGTGATCATCGGCGTCCGTCTGGTCTCCGGTGATCTGACGCTGGCAGTGGGACTGTTCGTGCTGATCCTGGCGCCCGAGTGCTACTTCCCGCTGCGTGCGGCCGGAGCCGCGCACCACGCCAGCGAGGACGGCATCGAAGCGATCCGCCGGGTCCGCGCGTTGTCCGGCGACGTCCCCGCCGAGCCGCGGTTCTCGGACTCGGAGATCGCGACGGTCACGGACCTGCGCGTCGCCCGCCGGGACGGATTCGCCCCCGACGGACTGTCGTTCTCGTTGCGGCCAGGGGAGATCGTCCGGTTGTCGCAGCCGAGCGGTGGCGGAAAGTCCACGGTCATCGCCGCGTTGCTGGGATTCGTCTCGCCGACATCCGGATCTGTCGTGGTCGGCGCTCCCGATCTGGCGGCATGGCGCCGGACCGTGGCGTGGGTGCCGCAACGCCCGGCCTTCGCGGCCACAACCGTCACCGAGGAGTTGCGGCTGGCGCTCGGCGACCGCAACGTCCCACCCAGCGCGGAGGAGATGCACGCGGTCGCGTCATCAGTGGCCGCCGCGCACCTGCTCGACCGCAAGATCGTCGAACTGTCCACAGGGGAGCGCCAACGAGTCGCGCTCACCCGTGCGCTGCTACGCGTCAAGCGCGGCGCCCGTGTCCTGCTGCTCGACGAACCGACCGCACACCTGGACAGCGCCACCGCCAGCCTCGTCATGCGCGCGGTGTACTCGGCCGCGTCCGATGGCGTGGCTGTGCTGCTGGCGACCCACCGTGACGTGACGCTCGCCGATGACACTCCACAGTCGACGGTCGTTTCCTCGGCCGCGCATACTCCCACCGGCAAGACACCTCGGATCCGGATCACCCGCCGCGAATTGCTCGGGGCGTTGATCGGCGCGTTGGCGTTGTCCAGCGGCGTCGCATTGACCGCGGTGTCGGCTTGGCTGATCGCCGAAGCGGCCTCCCGGCCACCGATCCTCACGCTGATGGTCGCGATCGTCGGAGTCCGCACCTTCGGCTTGGCACGCGCGGGACTGCGCTACCTCGAACGCCTCGTCACCCACGATGCCGCGTTCCGCCGCGCCACGGACCTGCGCGTGTCCTTGTGGCAGCGCCTGGTCGCCCTGGGCCCAGCACGGACCGCCGGATTGGCACGCGGCGAAGGCGTGCGGCGCCTCGTCGACGACGTCGACACAGTCAGAGACCTCACCCCACGCGTCCTCGTGCCACCGATCGTCGCGGGGGTTGTGTGCACTGTGGCCGTTGCCGTTCAGTACGCACTGTCGCCGGTTGCCGGGGTTGTCCTTGCTTGTGCCGTGCTGGTCGGCGGCGTCGGCGCACCTGTCCTCGCCGGGTTCTTGGAGCGTCGCGCGACTCTCGCGCTCGCTTCCGGTCGACGCCGTGTCGCAGCGGACGTCCTCACGTTGCTGGAGGCCGCGCCGGAGCTGACCGTGTTCGGCGCCGCGAAACAACGCCGTGCCGAACTCAAACAGCTCGACGCTTCGCTGGTACGGCGCACGCGCACACAGGCTTTCGGGGCGGGAGCGGCCATCGGCCTCATCACACTCGCCACCGGCCTCGCGGCAGCATTCGGCGCGACCACCGGAAACCCGGTCCTCGCCCTGGTTCCCTTGGCGTTGGCGGAGGTCCTGGCCCTCCTGCCACCGGCGTGGCAGCACAGGGACGCCCTCACAACCGCCTACACCAGAGTCCAGACCACAACCCCGCACCAGGAACCAGAAAAAACCGCCACTCCCACTTCAACTCCAGTACACAGTCCCCCACCCAACCCGGGGGGCGTCCCTGCTCCAGTCTATCGAGGTAACGGCTGGTCAAGGGGGTTACTGGGCGGTTGTGGACAACTAGTTCGAGGCAATGGACCATCGGTGCGAAACGCGGTTGGGCGACCGTTCGCGCACGGCACGACGGTTGGGTCGCGGGTGCAGGGCGATGTGGATGTGGCAGACGAAGTAGCCGGGACGCGGACAGGCGATGCGGTTGGGGCGCACGTGTACGGCGACGTGGATGGGGCAGGCGAGACAACCGGGTCGCGGGTGCAGGTTGGCCTGGACGGGACGGGAGCGCTCATGCCCCCGGTGTGTGATGCAGCGGCTGCTGTGAGCCTGACCGGTGTCGATGTCCGGTGGCCTGGCGCCGCTGAACCCAGTCTGCGGGACGTCACGCTCACCATTCCCGCCGGCAGCCACGTCGCCGTCGTCGGCCCGTCCGGCGCGGGGAAGTCCACGTTGCTGGCGTTGCTGCTCGGTTTCCTGCCTGCCGAGAAAGGCACCGCGCACGTTCCCCACAACGTCGCGTGGTGCCCGCAGGAGCCGCAGCTCGTCTCCACCACCATCCGTGAGAACCTCAGGGTCGGCGCACCGGATGCCAGTGACGAGGTCCTGGCCCAGGCATTGACCGATGCGGGGCTCGGGCATTGGGCGCAACGATTGGACAGTCTCGTCGGCATGGTCTCCGGGGGTGAGGCCGAGCGGTTGGCTTTGGCGCGGGCGCTGGTCGCCGCGCCCATGGCCGACATCGTCGTTCTCGACGAGCCCACCGCTCATCTCGACGTGCCCACGGCTCGGTCTGTGCTCGGCAACCTCGCTGAGAGCCTCAGGGGGCGCACTCTCGTGCACGTCACGCACCGGCCCGAGGAGGCCGCCGCCGCTGACATGGTCATCCGCGTCGACGCTGGCCGGGTGGCATAGCCTTGTTGACGATTATGGATCCGACCCTCGCCGCGCGGGCTTTGACCGCGTCCACTGAGATCGCCACGGCCGCGTTGTCCGGTGACGACCCCGAGGCGGTTCTCGCCATGGTCGTCGAGGTCGCCGCCGAGCTCGCTGAGGCCGACCTCGGCCTGGTGATGGCGCGGGGTGAGGACGGGCGGCTCACGGTCGAGGCCGCGCACGGCAACACCATCGCCGAGAACCCCGTCGGGCTGGTGCTGTCCACGCGGTCCAGTGCCGCGCGGGTGGCTCGCAGCGGCATTCCGATGGTGGTCGACGACGTCACCACCGATCCGCGGACCTCGCCGTTCGTGCCGAAGGAGCTGTGGGGATTCGGGCCGTTCGCCGCCGCTCCGTTCGGGACGCGGGAGCGCAGGCTGGGTGCGTTGACCGTCTACCGCAAGCGGGGTGCGCAACCGTTTGCGCCGCCGACGGTCGAGGTTCTGACGGCGTTCGCCGCGCAGGCCGGGATGGTCCTCGTGCTCGCCGAGGGGTCCAACGCCCGGCAGCGGGTCGCGGTGCTCGAGGAGCGCGAGAAGATCGCGCGCAACCTGCACGACGTCATCGTGCAGCGGCTGTACGGCGCCGGGATGCAGCTGGATCTGCTGGTCAGGCGGCCTGCCAAACGTTTGGCCAAGGCGGATGCCGCCCGGCTCGCCGACGCCGTCGACCAGCTCGACGCCACGATCGCCGAGATCCGGGGAACGGTCCGCGCCCTGCTCAACCCGGACCCGACCGAGCCGATGGACCTCGCCGAGACCGTTCGCGCCGAGGTCGCGACCGCCGGCGAACTGCTCGGCTTCACGCCACGCCTCGATCTGCTCGGCGACCTCGCGACCGTGCCCGGCGCAGTCGCCGACGACACCAGGGCGGCCCTGCGCGAAGCGCTGTCCAACGTGGTCCGGCACTCCGGCGCGAGCAGCGTCCGGGTTCAGCTGAAGGTCACCCAGCACGACCTGGAGCTGCACGTGATCGACAACGGCTGCGGCATCCCGCCCGGTGTCACCCAACGCGGCCTCAACCACCTGCGGGAACGCGCCGAACGGGCGGGCGGGCACTGCGACGTCCGCTCCAGCGCGCGCACCGGCACGACGGTGACCTGGACGGTGCCGCTAACGCGTTGAGCGGCGGGCCACCCACGCCGCGGCCTGCGTCCGCCGTTCCATCCCGAGCTTGGCCAGTACCGAGGTCACGTAGTTCTTCACGGTCTTCTCCGCGAGGAACAGCTGCTCGGCGATCTGCCGGTTGGTCAGGCCCTCGCCGATCAGCTCCAGGACTTTGCGCTCGCGTTCGGTCAGCGCGTTCAGCTCGTCCGAGTCGGCGGCCCGGCGCATGCGGTCGAGCACGCGCGCTGTCGTGACCGGGTCGAGCAGCGACCGTCCCTGAGCGACTTCGTGCACGGCTTTCACCAGGTCGTGGCCACGGACCTGCTTCAGCAGATACCCGGACGCCCCGGCCATGATCGCGCCGACGAGGGCTTCCTCGTCGTCGAACGCCGTGAGCACGAGACAGCGCGGCCCGTCGGGCAACGCGCGCAGCGTCCGGCACAACTCGACGCCGTTGCCGTCG
This window contains:
- a CDS encoding homogentisate 1,2-dioxygenase — translated: MPYYRSVGEIPRKRHTQFRAPDGSLYAEELMGVEGFSSDSALLYHRHLPTAIVDAVQVADERATTPNLPLKPRHFKSQELKWDSPTEVDAVTGRRLLFGNADVKICFVAATQPSPLYRNAAGDELLYVQTGSAVIETIYGPLAVGDGDYVVIPTSCTYRVVPGEDLRLLVLEATGHIGPPKRYLSAKGQFLEHSPYCERDLRGPTEPLLVDGTDVDVFVRHRAGVTKFTYANHPFDVVGWDGALYPWAFNIRDFEPITGRVHQPPPVHQTFEGPNFVVCSFCPRKVDYHPLSVPVPYNHANVDSDELMFYVGGNYEARKGSGIGLGSLSLHPSGCTHGPQPGAVEASLGAEKFDETAVMVDTFRPLELGEGAEACEDPRYAWSWARRGPDWS
- the fahA gene encoding fumarylacetoacetase, with translation MTWVQDEAFSADQPFGPQTLPYGVVDGQIAVRLGDQALPLRPIASSFGEHADLVAADSLNPLLAAGRQAWTDVRARLIELTQASAAPKGAALVPLGEPVLPFTVADYVDFYSSKNHAENVGRIFRPNDDPLLPNWTHLPVGYHGRAGTVVVSGTPVVRPHGQRRGQQGPSFGPSQRLDIEAEVGFVCGGPVTGRVPVSSAADHVFGVVLVNDWSARDIQAWEYQPLGPFLGKSFATSVSAWVTPLDAFSAARVHTPPRTHPVLDYLVEDQPWGLELLLQVEWNDSIVSRPRFADMFYSFAQQLAHMTVNGATVRPGDLFASGTVSGPERDQLGCFLEMTWGGRDKITLLGGEQRTFLEDDDTVRITATAPGPDGSVVGLAEVVGTVSPAS
- a CDS encoding IclR family transcriptional regulator → MTSPGVHGKESSLTLDRGLALLQAVADSESEAPTISDLATAIGASRAAVYRLLVPLQARGLVRREGSRVRLGLGLLRLSARVLPQLRHAALPALRELAESIGATAHLTVADGDEAQAVAVVEPSWTAYHVAYRVGTRHSLHKGASGKAILLPFEGPEWVSTAGELQAGAFGIAAPVRGVSGLRASVGVVTFERLHAEVVGPQVVRTAAEVAAALR
- a CDS encoding MFS transporter, whose translation is MRTRFAIASIIDSTASGVWPPFALLFLVNAQHMTETAAGMSLTAGGLIGVTTGPAIGVLLDRIGPAKLVIASNVVRLAGFLYYPHTGTVWEAVVVATVISVGDRLFWTSNAPFAKAVSKGERDLERLLGRQSIGRFAGFGLGSALIGIMPDTADPAIYNVVNYATAALLGLAAVVLLGIRTGARETTAKAGWPIVLRDRRYVAICATQILFCLASVGKYTVLPLVVINELREPQWVVAAAMITGTVVYIVVQEPVLRIAERFPRGRGMVAAAGLFAVSFTALAIFPAIPVIIATSAVMSLAECLFSPLSTAAAADAAPKEAQGRASALFQLSWGVSVALGPGLLTGLLALGTGPLWLTLAMISAAAVPAVIATQPRLRRQSAQPEAPQPPRADVQK
- a CDS encoding cytochrome ubiquinol oxidase subunit I is translated as MDVLDLARWQFGITTVYHFLMVPLTIGLAVLVAGMQTAWVRTGDVKYLKMTKFWGKLMLVNFAMGVVTGIVQEFQFGMSWSAYSRFVGDAFGAPLAMEGLLAFFVESTFLGLWIFGWDKLPKKVHLACAWAFSLATVLSAYFILAANSWMQHPVGVELVDGRPRLTSIWALLTNNTALAAIPHTIAGCFAVAGAFLVGVAVWHLTRRRNEETAVWRSSLKLGGVVGMVSFALLAVTGDIQGKLMFEQQPMKMAAAEALCHTEQPAGFSVFAIGDLTRPDCENVKSITVPALLSFLAHNDFTSEVKGIEDLTKEYKAKYGEFYPVDPQLGELSGQPIDYVPNLPVTYWGFRFMIGFGALAALAAAAALWLTRKGRMPASPWFRRAALAGIATPFVANSFGWIFTETGRQPFVVVPNPTGVDGVWMFTARGVSGLTVGEVLTSLIVLTLVYAALAVLEVFLLRRYARAGIAGVMPPGKPAAEKKPDDELAFAY